Within the Micrococcales bacterium genome, the region ACTCTGCCCGAGGCGCTGGCGGCCGTTCGATGAGCCTGGCCGTGCGGGTCATCCCATGCCTCGACGTTGACGCCGGACGGGTGGTCAAGGGCGTCAATTTCGAGGGCCTGCGCGACGCCGGCGATCCTGTCGAACTGGCCACGAGGTACAACGCCGAGGGTGCCGACGAATTGGTGTTCCTCGACATCACTGCCAGTTCCGGCGGCCGCGCCACCATGATCGACGTGGTCCGCCGCACCGCCGATGCGGTGTTCATCCCGCTGACGGTCGGAGGTGGAGTCCGCAAGGTGGAGGACTTCGATGTGCTGCTGCGCGCGGGGGCCGACAAGGTGGGAGTGAACACCGCGGCGATCGCCGATCCGGACCTGCTCACGCGGGCCGCACGGCGGTTCGGCAACCAGTGCGTCGTGCTCAGCGTCGACGCCCGCCGCGCTCGGGGGATGGCCAGTGGCTTCGAGATCACCACGCACGGCGGCCGCAAGGGGACCGGGATCGACGCGATCGCGTGGGCGGGCAATGGCGCGCGGATGGGGGCTGGGGAGATCCTGCTAAACAGCATGGACGCCGACGGCACCACCTCTGGATTCGACACCGAACTCATCGAACTGGTGCGGGCGGCCGTGGATGTGCCGGTCATCGCCAGTGGTGGCGCGGGCGCGCCGGAGGACTTCGTCTCGGCGGTCCGGGCGGGAGCCGATGCCGTCCTGGCGGCCAGCGTCTTCCACTACGGCACGTTGTCGATCGGTGAGGTCAAAGAGGCGATGGCGGTCGCGGGGCTCACGGTGCGGTCAGGATGAGCCAGCGGGCCTCGCGGTTGGCCCAGGCCACCGGCCCTACAACCGCGGCCCGGTGAAAGGCGCCTCCATCGTCAGGGTGCAGGTGATCGTGCGGTTGCCCTTGTCCCATTGCGTCTCGTTGGGCAGGAAGTAGCCGGGGATCAGCGATTCGGGGTCGTCGTAGGTCGGGCGGTACCGGTTGAAGGCCGTCGAGCACTGGTTCTGCGCCGAGGCCTTCATGGCGACCGAACCGGCCCAGTCGAGGTTTCCCAGATCCACCTGGTCGAGGATCTGGCCGTCGTGTTCTTCGTCGCAACTGACCACGTAGACACCGTCGGCGGTCATGATGTCGCCACGGGCGTCGCGCGGGATGGCGTAGCAGTCGGCGAACCGGAGGCTGGAGATCGGGTACACCCCAGGGATGGTCTGCGCGGCCTGCTCAGTGGTGTCCGGGGCGTTGCGGATCATCCACACGGACGCCGCGGCAACCATCGCCGCCACGAGGAGTACGGTGCCCGCGGCAGCCCACCGAGCCCCTTTCGTCGCCATACCTGAATGGTTGCATGTTGGACCGGCGGCACAATGTCCCCATGGCCGACGATTCGCGGATAGCGCAGACGCTGCAGAGGCTCGAGTTCGGCCCCGACGGGCTGCTGCCGGCCATCGCGCAGCAGTGGGACACCGGCGAGGTCCTGATGCTGGCGTGGATGGACGCCGAGGCGGTCCGGCGCACTCTGGCGACCGGGCGGGGAACGTACTGGTCGCGCTCCCGTGGCCAGTACTGGGTGAAGGGCGAGACGTCCGGCAACACTCAGGCAGTCAAAGAGGTGCGCATCGACTGCGACGGCGACGCCATCCTGCTGATGGTCGAGCAGTCCGGCCCGGCGTGTCACACCGGGCTGCGTTCGTGTTTCGATACCGCACGCGTAGCGCCGGAGGGGTCATGACCGACGTGTACGGCGTGTGCCATACGCCGAGCGGGGTGACTGCGCCCACCGCAGAGCAGTTCCGCGAGCTCGCGCGCGACCGCCGGGTCATCCCCGTGGTGCGGCGCTTCCTGGTCGACGACCAGACCCCGGTCGGGTTGTTCGCGAAGCTGGCCGGTGACCGGCCGGGCACATTCCTGCTCGAGTCCGCGGAGAACGGGCAGACGTGGAGCCGCTACTCCTTCATCGGTGTCCGCAGCGCCGCGATGCTGACCGATGTCGGGGGCCAGGCGCAGTGGGTGGGCCACCTCCCGGTCGGCCTGCCGACGTCCGGCCTCGCGGTGGATGCCCTGCGCGACACCCTGGCGTCCCTGCGCACCCCGCGGGCCCCGGGATTGCCGCCGTTGACCGGTGGACTGGTCGGGCTCATCGGCTACGACGCGGTGCGGCGCTGGGAACACCTGCCCGACGCCAACCCCGACGACCTGCAGCTGCCCGAGGTGGCGATGCTGCTGGTGACCGACCTCGCGGTCATGGACCACGTCGACGGTTCCGTATGGCTGGTCGCCAACGCCGTCAACTACGACAACTCCCCGGGGCGTGTCGACGACGCCTACGACGACGCTGTTTCACGACTGGACCGCATGGAGGCCGATCTGTATGCGGCGGCACCGGCGTCCGTGCACGCGATCCCGGCCGCTGCGCGCCGGCCACCGCAGGTCAATGCGGACTTCCGGGCTTCGGTGGAGACCGCCAAGGAGTACATCCGCGCCGGCGATGCCTTCCAGATCGTGCTCTCCCAGCGTTTCAGCCAGCCCTGCGGCGCCAGCCCGTTGACCGTCTACCGCGCGTTGCGCATGACCAACCCGAGCCCTTACATGTACCTGCTGAACATCCCGGGCGGGCAGGGGATGGACAGCCCCGGGTTCAGCGTCGTCGGGTCCAGCCCCGAGGCGCTGGTCAAACTGACCGGCGACGAAGCGATGCTGCATCCCATCGCCGGTACCCGCCCGCGGGGGAGCACCCCGGACGAGGACGCCGACCTGGTCGCGGATCTGCTGGCCGACCCGAAAGAACGTGCTGAGCACCTGATGCTCGTCGACCTGGGCCGCAACGATCTCGGGCGGGTGTGCACGCCCGGGACCGTGAATGTCGTGGAGTTCATGCAGGTCGAGCAGTACTCCCACGTCCACCACATCGTGTCCACGGTGGTCGGCAGGCTTGCGCCCGGCGAGGGGGCCTACGACCTGCTGGCGGCTACGTTCCCCGCCGGCACGCTATCCGGAGCCCCGAAGCCGCGCGCCATGGAGATCATCGACGAACTCGAACACA harbors:
- the hisF gene encoding imidazole glycerol phosphate synthase subunit HisF — translated: MSLAVRVIPCLDVDAGRVVKGVNFEGLRDAGDPVELATRYNAEGADELVFLDITASSGGRATMIDVVRRTADAVFIPLTVGGGVRKVEDFDVLLRAGADKVGVNTAAIADPDLLTRAARRFGNQCVVLSVDARRARGMASGFEITTHGGRKGTGIDAIAWAGNGARMGAGEILLNSMDADGTTSGFDTELIELVRAAVDVPVIASGGAGAPEDFVSAVRAGADAVLAASVFHYGTLSIGEVKEAMAVAGLTVRSG
- a CDS encoding septum formation family protein, coding for MATKGARWAAAGTVLLVAAMVAAASVWMIRNAPDTTEQAAQTIPGVYPISSLRFADCYAIPRDARGDIMTADGVYVVSCDEEHDGQILDQVDLGNLDWAGSVAMKASAQNQCSTAFNRYRPTYDDPESLIPGYFLPNETQWDKGNRTITCTLTMEAPFTGPRL
- the hisI gene encoding phosphoribosyl-AMP cyclohydrolase, with protein sequence MADDSRIAQTLQRLEFGPDGLLPAIAQQWDTGEVLMLAWMDAEAVRRTLATGRGTYWSRSRGQYWVKGETSGNTQAVKEVRIDCDGDAILLMVEQSGPACHTGLRSCFDTARVAPEGS
- a CDS encoding anthranilate synthase component I codes for the protein MTDVYGVCHTPSGVTAPTAEQFRELARDRRVIPVVRRFLVDDQTPVGLFAKLAGDRPGTFLLESAENGQTWSRYSFIGVRSAAMLTDVGGQAQWVGHLPVGLPTSGLAVDALRDTLASLRTPRAPGLPPLTGGLVGLIGYDAVRRWEHLPDANPDDLQLPEVAMLLVTDLAVMDHVDGSVWLVANAVNYDNSPGRVDDAYDDAVSRLDRMEADLYAAAPASVHAIPAAARRPPQVNADFRASVETAKEYIRAGDAFQIVLSQRFSQPCGASPLTVYRALRMTNPSPYMYLLNIPGGQGMDSPGFSVVGSSPEALVKLTGDEAMLHPIAGTRPRGSTPDEDADLVADLLADPKERAEHLMLVDLGRNDLGRVCTPGTVNVVEFMQVEQYSHVHHIVSTVVGRLAPGEGAYDLLAATFPAGTLSGAPKPRAMEIIDELEHSRRGLYAGCIGYFDVAGDMDTAIAIRTAVLRDGVAHVQAGAGIVADSDPVAEDEECQNKAAAVLRALAIAEEMT